A genomic stretch from Bacillus sp. E(2018) includes:
- a CDS encoding DsbA family oxidoreductase → MGKKRLEDAIKKIDHPVEVTYRCFELDPTMERDVNENIYEKLSKKYGMSLDAAKANTQNVIQMAKESGLEYHMDTMILTNTFDAHRLTMLAKKEGKMQEMTERILYAFFTESKHIGDHETLADLAQDVGLNREAVLQMLSSDEMADEVRSDEETAKAYGVTGVPFYLIDKKYALTGAQPTDVFVQALNKIIAENKITILNNEDGMSCDDDGCEIPKK, encoded by the coding sequence ATTGGCAAAAAGCGTCTGGAGGACGCTATTAAAAAGATTGATCATCCCGTTGAAGTAACGTATCGCTGCTTCGAACTGGATCCTACGATGGAACGTGACGTTAACGAAAACATCTATGAAAAATTATCTAAAAAATATGGCATGAGTTTAGACGCTGCTAAAGCAAACACGCAAAACGTGATTCAAATGGCGAAGGAATCTGGACTAGAATATCACATGGATACAATGATTTTAACCAATACCTTTGATGCTCACCGTTTGACGATGCTTGCTAAAAAAGAAGGTAAGATGCAGGAGATGACAGAACGCATTTTATACGCCTTTTTCACAGAATCCAAACATATTGGAGATCATGAAACTTTAGCAGATCTTGCACAAGATGTTGGTTTAAATAGAGAAGCTGTATTACAGATGCTTTCAAGCGATGAGATGGCTGATGAGGTTAGATCTGATGAAGAAACAGCAAAAGCTTATGGAGTAACAGGTGTACCTTTTTATCTCATCGACAAAAAATATGCGCTTACTGGTGCACAACCGACTGATGTATTTGTACAAGCTTTGAACAAAATCATAGCTGAAAACAAAATCACGATTCTAAACAATGAAGATGGAATGAGCTGTGACGATGACGGGTGTGAAATCCCTAAGAAATAA
- a CDS encoding cyanophycinase translates to MAKGDLLIIGGNEDKSEKKIILSRFSALCKNRQGPIGILTTASGYPEEVGSEYYQLFQTLHGTKPLLFHLDSREKAEDPDLPEQLSSLSGLFMTGGDQLRLTSILGGTSFYKHLFREWQDGLIIGGTSAGAAVMSRLMIISSKLFEKEDVSILELGSGFGFLEDVIIDQHFSQRDRFSRLMRAIALNPQIIGIGIDENTAIWVHNDGKQFEVIGEYNVSIFDGKTSTYVDIAENKGNMTISDIRFHTLGAGAVFDLYKRELIIT, encoded by the coding sequence ATGGCAAAAGGTGATCTGCTGATCATTGGTGGCAATGAGGACAAGAGCGAAAAGAAAATAATCTTATCTAGATTCTCTGCACTATGTAAAAATCGTCAAGGTCCAATAGGAATCCTGACAACAGCATCCGGCTATCCGGAAGAAGTAGGCAGTGAATATTATCAACTGTTTCAAACATTACATGGTACTAAGCCACTGCTTTTCCATTTAGATTCCCGCGAAAAAGCGGAAGACCCTGATTTACCTGAACAGCTTTCTTCTCTGTCTGGTCTTTTCATGACAGGAGGCGACCAACTAAGACTGACAAGTATTTTAGGTGGAACATCCTTTTATAAACACCTTTTTCGAGAATGGCAAGACGGTTTGATCATCGGTGGAACGAGTGCTGGTGCTGCTGTTATGAGCAGATTAATGATTATCTCATCAAAACTGTTTGAAAAAGAAGATGTTTCTATACTTGAGTTAGGTTCAGGCTTTGGATTTTTAGAAGACGTAATTATTGATCAGCACTTTTCTCAGCGTGACCGGTTTAGTCGTCTCATGCGTGCTATCGCGTTAAATCCTCAGATCATTGGCATCGGTATCGATGAAAACACCGCTATCTGGGTTCATAACGACGGTAAGCAATTTGAGGTAATCGGTGAATACAACGTGAGCATATTTGATGGCAAAACATCAACTTATGTAGATATTGCTGAGAATAAAGGAAATATGACGATTTCCGATATCCGTTTCCATACACTTGGAGCGGGTGCTGTTTTTGACTTATACAAACGAGAATTAATCATCACTTAA
- a CDS encoding type II CAAX endopeptidase family protein — protein sequence MKVTTERKWNNRELILLLSLCLVGVPILLENLLYDQFIRWLDNTLYAGTLTGFCMAIVFTTAVYWIALKPNHLGWGAVGLNPLRKNMWKTILLWTILLIFISIALVIMMDVLSIGTNNAKTDSLKSDLTPFTFVIGFLSAAVVSPIYEEIFYRGFLYTWFRRWGVRKAMIFSSFIFMIVHIPTYNTLPVNFASGLVFCWVYEKTGSIIPAIIIHGIVNGIGISLSVLT from the coding sequence ATGAAAGTGACTACAGAGAGAAAATGGAACAATCGCGAACTCATTCTGTTATTAAGTCTTTGTTTGGTTGGTGTACCTATTCTATTGGAGAACCTACTTTATGATCAGTTTATACGCTGGTTGGATAATACTTTATACGCGGGGACATTAACTGGCTTTTGCATGGCGATCGTATTTACGACAGCAGTTTATTGGATCGCTCTTAAACCAAATCATTTAGGGTGGGGAGCAGTTGGTCTTAATCCACTTAGAAAAAATATGTGGAAGACGATTTTGCTATGGACGATTCTTCTCATTTTCATAAGTATTGCTCTTGTCATAATGATGGATGTACTTTCAATCGGAACAAATAATGCTAAAACAGACAGTCTTAAATCTGACCTTACACCATTTACCTTTGTGATTGGCTTTTTGTCAGCAGCAGTTGTTTCCCCTATTTATGAAGAAATTTTTTACCGTGGTTTTTTGTATACGTGGTTCAGAAGATGGGGTGTTAGAAAAGCAATGATTTTCAGCTCGTTTATTTTCATGATCGTTCATATCCCGACGTATAATACTCTACCTGTAAACTTTGCTTCTGGCCTGGTTTTTTGCTGGGTGTATGAGAAGACAGGTTCTATTATTCCAGCGATTATCATTCATGGGATTGTAAATGGAATTGGAATCTCATTGTCTGTTCTAACGTGA
- a CDS encoding MerR family transcriptional regulator, which translates to MSLFSTGEVSKQYAVSVRTLRYYDQIGLLLPSIKSGSGTRMYTKEDLQLLEKITLLKSLSLPLTEIKKIIGEVTIKDILLAQKKDVQTQLNQLQSAYEKINTLLHILELQGELDWEHILSLVQANEDTKIAEKNQNWEKFFSDHERQMLQTSLPKLEDASTAKWVNIIKRIEICLENNREPSSHEGHLIASDVLLLSHEMFQGDTELEEKFWNARKSETSSQSLNLYPVSNEVLEFLDRAIISYQTINA; encoded by the coding sequence ATGAGCTTATTTTCAACAGGAGAGGTTTCAAAACAATATGCTGTTTCTGTAAGGACACTCCGCTATTACGACCAAATCGGTCTGCTTTTACCGAGTATCAAGAGTGGGAGCGGAACAAGAATGTATACGAAAGAAGATCTGCAACTATTAGAAAAAATTACACTCTTGAAATCTTTGTCTCTACCTTTAACAGAAATTAAAAAAATAATAGGTGAAGTAACGATAAAAGATATTCTTTTAGCTCAGAAGAAAGATGTACAGACCCAGCTGAATCAGCTTCAGTCAGCGTATGAAAAAATAAATACACTTCTACATATCCTAGAGCTTCAGGGGGAGTTGGATTGGGAGCATATCCTTTCCCTTGTTCAAGCAAATGAAGATACAAAGATCGCTGAGAAAAATCAAAACTGGGAAAAGTTCTTCTCTGATCATGAGAGACAGATGCTTCAAACGTCGCTACCAAAACTTGAGGATGCAAGTACAGCAAAATGGGTGAACATCATAAAACGAATAGAGATCTGTTTGGAAAACAACAGGGAACCATCGTCCCACGAAGGTCATTTGATCGCTTCAGATGTATTACTCTTATCGCATGAAATGTTTCAGGGAGACACCGAGTTAGAGGAAAAATTCTGGAATGCTAGAAAATCAGAAACTTCCTCACAATCATTAAATCTATATCCTGTTAGCAACGAAGTCTTAGAATTTTTGGATAGAGCGATTATTAGTTATCAGACCATTAACGCATGA
- a CDS encoding RNA polymerase sigma factor yields the protein MKKEEQIKQWFTLYHNDIYNFLIYYLGTKDVEDMVQEAFVKGFKYIDQFEQRADPKTWLISIARNIAIDHMRKTKRQYAFVNQLRSIFPEKSKLPQDWVLEDERKKDLYKTINELKTSYRDVVILRGILDFTPEETSHILKWKIDKVNLTYYRSIQSLRKKLTSEKWSDYIETINQ from the coding sequence ATGAAAAAAGAAGAACAAATTAAGCAGTGGTTTACTTTGTATCACAATGATATCTATAACTTTCTCATTTATTATTTAGGAACAAAAGACGTTGAAGATATGGTTCAAGAAGCATTTGTTAAAGGGTTTAAATATATAGATCAATTTGAACAGCGTGCTGATCCAAAAACATGGCTTATTTCTATTGCAAGAAATATTGCGATTGATCATATGCGGAAAACAAAAAGACAATATGCTTTTGTTAATCAGCTAAGAAGTATTTTTCCTGAAAAAAGTAAACTTCCTCAAGATTGGGTTTTGGAGGACGAACGAAAAAAGGACTTATATAAAACAATTAACGAGTTGAAGACTTCCTATAGAGATGTAGTGATTTTAAGGGGAATTTTAGATTTTACCCCTGAAGAAACTTCTCACATTTTGAAATGGAAAATAGACAAAGTAAACCTTACTTATTATCGCTCTATTCAATCTTTAAGAAAGAAGCTTACGTCTGAAAAGTGGAGTGATTACATTGAAACGATTAACCAATGA
- a CDS encoding DUF1835 domain-containing protein, producing the protein MNVHIMFGESSAGAMKWMLSKEKRQEHVIGFPDSFAIGPIHELETEKGTEGRIQWFKDNLSIGDMAEYYSNEYESSFRQALQEIGNIPKDVPITIWTADNAPEQTGLRFVMKLLEDRENNILVVNTNECFNKYCKPPDVFYTSLHTSEVSPDHLKIILEKTDSYDPLSLDGKKKIVEEWKTLSASEEVLRLWEDNSIKSVSVDHLDAFIIHSARRLEWKYGEDYKECSRLVGDIIGHLEQYVGDAFIFNRIHFLIEQGKLEYEGTLGNMRKLRVKLAKKDLT; encoded by the coding sequence ATGAACGTTCATATAATGTTTGGAGAATCTTCGGCGGGCGCGATGAAATGGATGCTAAGTAAGGAAAAACGCCAGGAACATGTAATCGGATTTCCTGATTCGTTTGCGATAGGACCTATTCATGAACTGGAAACTGAAAAGGGCACAGAAGGCCGGATTCAATGGTTCAAAGACAATTTGTCAATTGGTGACATGGCAGAATATTATTCAAACGAATATGAATCTAGTTTTAGGCAAGCACTTCAGGAAATTGGTAATATTCCTAAAGATGTGCCAATTACAATCTGGACAGCTGACAATGCGCCTGAACAAACGGGTTTGAGATTTGTGATGAAGTTACTAGAAGATCGAGAAAACAATATCCTTGTGGTTAATACCAATGAATGTTTTAACAAATATTGCAAACCCCCTGATGTCTTCTATACATCCCTGCACACGAGTGAAGTTTCTCCAGATCATCTCAAGATCATTTTAGAGAAAACGGATAGTTACGATCCTCTCTCATTGGATGGTAAGAAAAAAATTGTTGAAGAATGGAAGACTTTGAGTGCATCAGAAGAAGTCTTAAGACTTTGGGAAGACAATTCAATAAAAAGCGTTAGTGTTGATCATTTAGATGCTTTCATCATTCATTCCGCAAGACGTTTGGAGTGGAAATATGGAGAAGACTATAAGGAATGCTCACGTCTCGTCGGTGATATAATAGGCCATCTTGAACAATATGTGGGGGATGCGTTTATCTTTAACCGAATTCATTTTTTGATCGAGCAAGGAAAACTTGAATATGAAGGTACATTAGGCAACATGAGGAAATTAAGAGTGAAGCTTGCCAAAAAGGATCTTACATAA
- a CDS encoding NUDIX hydrolase yields MIMPTHIVAVAGYVEDGKGNVLLVKTIHNGWVFPGGQVEAGENLIDALVRETKEESGIDITVSHLSGVYSNTAQYLWHDGVTNVPTKVMFDFVCKPVGGELGVSDETTDSRWVPREDVLGMLTGDAYLTRYSDYLNNTGKVIYKEYVTKPSFELKVERNV; encoded by the coding sequence ATGATCATGCCAACTCATATTGTAGCGGTGGCAGGCTATGTGGAAGATGGGAAAGGAAATGTATTATTAGTAAAAACAATACATAACGGCTGGGTTTTTCCTGGTGGACAGGTGGAAGCGGGAGAAAACTTAATCGACGCATTGGTTCGTGAAACAAAGGAAGAGAGTGGTATTGATATTACGGTTTCACATTTATCTGGTGTATACTCCAACACGGCTCAGTATTTGTGGCATGATGGAGTCACAAACGTACCAACGAAAGTCATGTTTGATTTTGTTTGTAAGCCAGTAGGCGGGGAACTAGGGGTGTCAGATGAAACGACAGACAGCCGTTGGGTGCCAAGAGAAGATGTGTTGGGTATGTTAACAGGTGACGCATATCTGACGCGGTATAGTGATTATTTAAACAATACAGGAAAAGTAATCTATAAGGAATATGTGACCAAACCAAGTTTTGAGTTAAAGGTTGAGAGAAACGTTTGA
- a CDS encoding GNAT family protein, whose protein sequence is MNQIVETNVKLIGDNIFIRLLTVEDAEDMVNLQLENRKFFSQFAMERSDDFYSLENQQKRIQMLVENAKQDLDYYFGIFTKDGEILIGTINLFAVMRGSIQSAFVGYFLDEKHNGKGYMTEAVRLIVKYAFDELKLHRVEAGVMPHNIGSIRVLEKAGFEKEGLARKNVKINGKWEDHQQMAIINPAD, encoded by the coding sequence ATGAATCAAATTGTGGAAACAAATGTGAAATTAATAGGTGACAATATTTTTATAAGATTATTGACCGTTGAGGATGCAGAGGATATGGTGAATCTTCAATTAGAGAACAGAAAATTCTTTAGTCAGTTTGCAATGGAACGCAGCGATGATTTTTACTCCCTTGAAAATCAGCAGAAACGAATTCAGATGTTAGTAGAGAATGCTAAACAAGATTTAGATTACTATTTTGGTATTTTTACAAAAGATGGAGAGATTTTGATCGGAACAATCAATCTGTTCGCAGTGATGCGCGGTTCGATTCAAAGTGCCTTTGTCGGTTACTTTTTAGATGAAAAGCACAATGGAAAAGGCTATATGACAGAAGCTGTACGTTTGATCGTAAAATACGCATTTGATGAACTTAAACTTCATCGAGTAGAAGCGGGTGTGATGCCGCATAACATTGGTTCTATTCGAGTGTTAGAAAAAGCTGGTTTTGAGAAAGAAGGACTAGCACGTAAAAACGTGAAGATTAATGGAAAGTGGGAAGACCATCAACAAATGGCTATCATCAATCCTGCTGATTGA
- the pheA gene encoding prephenate dehydratase, translated as MKVAYLGPQGSFSEEAAFRYFADQKNEWHKCDSIVDVLEAVEEGIADKGIVPIENSIEGTINITADGLLRHDLFVEAEIIFPVSLHLLALKGAHLEEVREVWSIVPALAQCRDFIREAKVKSKHYDSTSAAAQAVNNQERKDVAAIASKYAAEVFDLDIIKSGIQDNSNNHTRFVVISKENTEINPKNSKTMLLISPTSDYSGVLSSILNVFTALSINLTWIESRPTKKQLGTYHFFVEAQNGLHEEKMNKAITILEAFGHDVRVLGSYRTTKL; from the coding sequence ATGAAAGTTGCATACTTAGGTCCACAGGGAAGTTTCTCAGAAGAAGCTGCCTTTCGTTATTTTGCAGATCAGAAAAATGAATGGCATAAATGTGATTCTATCGTTGATGTACTTGAAGCAGTAGAAGAGGGGATAGCAGATAAAGGAATCGTACCGATTGAAAATTCAATTGAAGGCACGATTAACATTACAGCAGACGGATTGTTAAGACATGATCTTTTTGTAGAAGCAGAAATTATTTTCCCAGTCTCCCTACACCTTCTTGCATTAAAAGGAGCTCATTTAGAAGAGGTACGTGAAGTATGGTCAATCGTTCCAGCTCTGGCGCAGTGCCGAGATTTCATTCGAGAAGCAAAAGTAAAGAGTAAGCATTACGATAGCACTTCAGCAGCTGCACAAGCTGTTAACAATCAAGAAAGAAAAGATGTTGCAGCAATTGCATCTAAATATGCTGCAGAGGTCTTTGATCTCGATATTATTAAGAGTGGAATTCAAGATAACAGCAATAATCATACTCGCTTTGTTGTGATCAGCAAGGAGAATACAGAAATTAATCCTAAGAATTCAAAAACGATGTTGTTGATTTCACCAACATCAGATTATTCGGGTGTCCTTTCATCTATTTTGAACGTATTCACAGCATTATCTATCAACTTAACGTGGATTGAATCAAGGCCAACGAAAAAGCAGCTAGGAACATATCATTTTTTTGTAGAAGCTCAAAATGGCCTTCATGAAGAGAAAATGAACAAAGCTATTACGATATTAGAGGCCTTCGGACATGATGTACGTGTATTGGGAAGCTACAGAACAACAAAGTTATAA
- the cphA gene encoding cyanophycin synthetase, whose product MKINRVNYLTGPNLYSFKPTIWIELDIEEFEEKPSNTLPGFVDTLLTVIPSLHTHTCSRGYAGGFVERLHEGTWIGHILEHIALEIQHLAGISVKRGKTITSERKGIYFVTYDYAEPKSGFYAFEAALEIVTAILEGKQISADSYITHTSDLYHLHKLGPSTEAIYEAARKRKIPVERIGENSYLRIGTGKKQKSVQATISSQTSYLAVENSCDKDMTKTLVRGAGLPVPKGDVVSNEYELLQSAEKIDYPLVIKPLNGRQGQNIITNIQNDTDLIAAFRCVFSEGTSYILERYYAGNDYRFFVVNNELVAASLRLPPFVIGDGYQTIAELIDEENLNPLRGDGHEKAMSKIPLDERTVVHLEKSGYSLQSVLNKGESIEVLGNANLSTGGSAIDVTEDVHPEYRNMAIKAAAAVGLDIAGIDILSPDVTVPFVEGEAAILEVNAAPGIRMHLHPSQGKSRDAGGAIVDYLFASREEAAVPVVAVTGTNGKTTTTRLVSHLLQKENTTVGYTCSDGVWVGDQQLDAGDCSGPRSARKVLAHPSVDIAVLETARGGMLREGLAFRYCDVGIVTNVSEDHLGLNGVETLEDLKKLKQTVAEVVLPEGTCVLNADDSRCVDMANHTNGEVIFFSLSVMNPVIQDQLNQGLKVWYLEDDWVVFNENGKAERFLPVTHIPITINGAARHNIANVLGALAAAHSLGRPLSELRSKVITFLSSENQNRGRFNVLNIHDRTIVVDYAHNPAGLKALFETVDHLKSGRVITVGSAAGDRQDKTIQEMGRIFGSHSDIFIIKEDVNLRGRIPGETVHHLYMGVKEAEGITSVSVYPKEAEALIQAWECSEPGDTLVFLYDEYTSIQGILQKIKNSKAVGILQKAE is encoded by the coding sequence ATGAAAATCAACCGCGTGAATTACTTAACGGGACCAAACCTTTACAGCTTTAAACCTACTATATGGATTGAGCTTGATATAGAAGAATTTGAGGAAAAACCCTCCAACACTTTACCAGGTTTTGTAGATACATTATTAACAGTCATCCCTTCCCTTCACACACATACTTGTTCAAGGGGTTATGCAGGCGGATTCGTGGAACGCCTTCATGAAGGAACGTGGATCGGACATATCTTAGAGCATATCGCACTTGAAATCCAACATCTTGCCGGTATCTCAGTTAAACGTGGGAAAACGATTACAAGTGAACGAAAAGGGATTTACTTTGTAACGTATGATTATGCAGAACCAAAATCAGGATTCTATGCATTCGAAGCAGCTCTTGAAATTGTAACCGCTATCTTAGAAGGAAAACAAATTAGTGCTGACTCTTACATCACCCATACCTCTGACCTGTACCATCTACATAAACTAGGTCCGAGTACGGAAGCAATTTATGAAGCTGCACGAAAGCGAAAGATTCCAGTAGAACGTATCGGAGAAAACAGCTACTTAAGAATTGGAACGGGTAAAAAGCAAAAATCCGTCCAGGCGACCATCTCTTCCCAAACATCTTATTTAGCAGTAGAAAATTCTTGTGATAAAGATATGACCAAAACATTAGTAAGAGGTGCTGGCCTCCCAGTTCCTAAAGGTGATGTAGTTTCCAATGAATATGAGTTGCTGCAATCTGCTGAGAAAATTGATTATCCGCTTGTCATTAAACCGCTTAATGGCAGACAGGGCCAGAACATCATAACAAATATTCAAAATGATACAGACTTAATTGCTGCTTTCCGCTGTGTGTTCAGCGAAGGTACTTCATATATTCTAGAGCGATATTATGCAGGCAACGATTACCGTTTTTTCGTTGTAAATAACGAGTTAGTTGCAGCAAGTCTTCGTCTCCCGCCATTCGTAATCGGTGATGGCTACCAGACGATAGCTGAACTTATTGATGAAGAAAACTTAAATCCATTGCGCGGTGATGGTCATGAAAAAGCGATGAGCAAGATTCCTTTAGATGAACGTACGGTCGTTCATCTTGAGAAGAGTGGTTACTCTCTTCAATCTGTATTAAACAAAGGAGAATCTATAGAAGTTTTAGGAAACGCGAACCTGTCTACAGGAGGTTCGGCAATCGATGTGACAGAAGACGTTCATCCTGAATATCGCAACATGGCGATTAAAGCTGCAGCAGCAGTTGGTCTTGATATTGCAGGAATTGATATTTTGTCACCAGATGTCACGGTTCCCTTTGTTGAAGGTGAAGCTGCCATTCTTGAAGTGAATGCAGCTCCTGGCATCCGCATGCATCTCCATCCATCACAAGGAAAAAGCAGAGATGCGGGAGGAGCCATCGTCGACTATCTGTTTGCTTCTCGTGAGGAAGCTGCGGTACCTGTTGTTGCAGTAACAGGTACAAACGGCAAAACAACGACCACCCGACTTGTTTCGCATCTTTTACAGAAGGAAAACACAACGGTTGGATATACGTGTTCAGATGGTGTTTGGGTTGGAGATCAGCAATTGGACGCTGGAGATTGCAGCGGACCAAGAAGTGCGCGTAAAGTTCTGGCTCATCCTTCTGTAGATATCGCGGTGCTCGAGACGGCTCGCGGTGGAATGTTGCGCGAAGGCCTTGCATTTCGCTATTGTGACGTTGGAATCGTAACCAACGTAAGTGAAGATCATCTTGGGTTGAATGGCGTAGAAACATTAGAAGATTTGAAAAAACTGAAGCAAACAGTTGCTGAAGTTGTTCTTCCTGAAGGTACATGTGTATTGAACGCTGACGATTCACGATGTGTAGATATGGCGAATCATACAAATGGCGAAGTAATTTTCTTCTCTTTATCGGTAATGAATCCAGTTATTCAAGATCAGTTAAATCAAGGACTTAAAGTTTGGTATCTAGAAGATGACTGGGTTGTATTTAACGAGAACGGCAAAGCAGAAAGGTTCCTTCCTGTAACACACATTCCGATTACGATTAATGGCGCTGCCCGACACAACATCGCGAATGTCCTTGGCGCTCTCGCAGCTGCTCATTCTTTAGGAAGACCTTTGTCTGAATTAAGAAGCAAAGTGATCACTTTTCTTTCATCGGAAAATCAAAACAGAGGACGCTTTAATGTATTAAACATTCATGATCGTACAATTGTAGTAGATTATGCGCATAACCCTGCTGGTTTGAAGGCACTCTTTGAAACGGTAGATCACCTGAAAAGTGGCCGAGTGATAACAGTTGGTTCAGCAGCTGGTGACAGACAAGATAAAACGATTCAAGAGATGGGCCGAATCTTTGGATCTCACTCTGATATTTTTATCATCAAAGAAGATGTGAACCTAAGAGGCCGGATTCCTGGAGAAACGGTTCATCACCTGTATATGGGTGTAAAAGAAGCTGAAGGTATTACATCCGTTTCCGTATATCCTAAGGAAGCTGAAGCATTGATACAGGCTTGGGAATGCTCAGAACCTGGTGATACACTCGTCTTCCTTTATGACGAATACACTTCTATTCAAGGTATCCTGCAGAAAATTAAAAATTCAAAAGCTGTAGGCATACTGCAAAAAGCAGAATAA
- a CDS encoding DUF3934 family protein, which translates to MSKAKGKKSGVGQGTGKKGWNRWKSSSKKKGPKPYVSKGKNKPENESGTENN; encoded by the coding sequence ATGAGTAAAGCAAAAGGCAAGAAAAGCGGCGTAGGACAAGGAACTGGGAAAAAGGGATGGAACCGTTGGAAATCCAGCAGTAAGAAAAAAGGTCCAAAGCCTTATGTGAGTAAAGGTAAGAATAAACCAGAGAACGAAAGTGGAACAGAAAACAATTAA
- a CDS encoding Gfo/Idh/MocA family oxidoreductase translates to MNLKFGVIGTNWITESFIAAAREVNGFKLNAVYSRTEEKAKEFAEKHGAIHTFTDLEKMAGSNEIDAVYIASPNAFHAEYAITLMNHGKHVICEKPMASNAKEVEKMIAVAKENNVLLMEAMRSTVMPNFRIIQENLHKIGKVRRYFANSCQYSSRYDKYKEGTILNAFKPEFSNGALMDIGIYCLYPMVVLFGEPQEVKANAYLLESGVDGEGSILLNYGESEGVVMYSKISNSYVPSEIQGENGSILIDHIQDMTKIEIRYRDGRTENITVEQDKPKMYYEAKEFIELIERGELESKVNSHANSLAVMKIMDEARKQVGLVYPADRSNNV, encoded by the coding sequence ATCAACTTGAAATTTGGAGTTATTGGTACGAATTGGATCACAGAGAGCTTTATTGCTGCTGCAAGAGAAGTAAATGGTTTTAAACTTAATGCTGTCTATTCACGTACAGAAGAAAAAGCAAAAGAATTTGCTGAGAAGCATGGTGCAATACATACGTTTACTGATTTAGAAAAGATGGCTGGTAGTAATGAAATTGATGCGGTGTATATTGCTAGCCCGAACGCATTTCACGCAGAGTATGCGATTACGCTCATGAATCATGGAAAGCATGTAATCTGTGAAAAGCCTATGGCATCGAATGCAAAAGAAGTAGAAAAGATGATAGCAGTCGCTAAGGAAAACAATGTGCTACTTATGGAAGCCATGCGTTCAACCGTGATGCCGAACTTTAGAATCATTCAAGAGAACCTTCATAAGATCGGTAAAGTCCGCCGTTATTTTGCTAATTCCTGTCAGTACTCTTCTCGTTACGATAAATATAAAGAGGGCACGATCCTTAACGCTTTCAAACCTGAGTTCTCAAATGGGGCTTTGATGGACATCGGTATTTATTGCTTATACCCGATGGTCGTTCTATTTGGTGAACCTCAAGAAGTTAAAGCAAACGCCTACCTGCTTGAATCTGGCGTCGATGGTGAAGGAAGTATTCTTTTAAATTATGGTGAGAGTGAAGGCGTTGTGATGTACTCCAAGATTTCTAACTCTTATGTCCCATCAGAGATTCAAGGAGAGAACGGAAGTATTCTGATCGACCATATACAGGACATGACGAAGATCGAGATTCGCTATCGCGATGGTCGTACAGAGAACATCACGGTTGAACAAGACAAACCGAAGATGTATTACGAAGCAAAAGAGTTTATTGAACTTATCGAGCGAGGTGAGCTTGAGTCAAAAGTGAATTCACATGCAAATTCACTTGCTGTGATGAAGATTATGGACGAGGCTAGAAAACAGGTTGGACTAGTTTATCCAGCTGACCGATCAAACAACGTGTAA